A DNA window from Arachis duranensis cultivar V14167 chromosome 3, aradu.V14167.gnm2.J7QH, whole genome shotgun sequence contains the following coding sequences:
- the LOC127745490 gene encoding photosystem II CP47 reaction center protein-like, translated as MGLPWYRVHTVVLNDPGRLLSVHIMHTALVAGWAGSMALYELAVFDPSDPVLDPMWRQGMFVIPFMTRLGITNSWGGWSITGGTTPNPGIWSYEGVAGAHIVFSGLCFLAAIWHWVYWDLEIFCDERTGKPSLDLPKIFGIHLFLAGVACFGFGAFHVTGLYGPGIWVSDPYGLTGRVQSVNPAWGVEGFDPFVPGGIASHHIAAGTLGILAGLFHLSVRPPQRLYKGLRMGNIETVLSSSIAAVFFAAFVVAGTMWYGSATTPIELFGPTRYQWDQGYFQQEIYRRVSAGLAENQSLSEAWSKIPEKLAFYDYIGNNPAKGSRISHPLLEERS; from the coding sequence ATGGGTTTGCCTTGGTATCGTGTTCATACTGTTGTATTAAATGATCCCGGCCGCTTACTTTCTGTCCATATAATGCATACGGCTCTGGTTGCTGGTTGGGCCGGTTCGATGGCTCTATATGAATTAGCAGTTTTTGATCCCTCTGATCCTGTTCTTGACCCAATGTGGAGACAGGGTATGTTTGTTATACCCTTCATGACTCGTTTAGGAATAACCAATTCGTGGGGCGGTTGGAGTATCACAGGAGGTACTACGCCGAATCCGGGTATTTGGAGTTATGAAGGTGTGGCTGGAGCACATATTGTGTTTTCGGGCTTGTGCTTTTTGGCGGCTATCTGGCATTGGGTCTATTGGGATCTAGAAATCTTTTGTGATGAACGTACAGGCAAACCCTCTTTGGATTTGCCAAAAATCTTTGGAATTCATTTATTTCTTGCAGGGGTGGCTTGTTTTGGTTTTGGCGCATTTCATGTAACAGGATTGTATGGTCCTGGGATATGGGTGTCCGATCCTTATGGCCTAACCGGAAGGGTTCAATCCGTAAATCCCGCATGGGGTGTAGAAGGTTTTGATCCTTTTGTTCCGGGGGGAATAGCCTCTCATCATATTGCAGCAGGGACATTGGGCATATTGGCGGGCCTTTTCCATCTTAGTGTACGTCCACCCCAACGTCTATACAAAGGATTGCGTATGGGAAATATTGAAACCGTCCTTTCCAGTAGTATCGCTGCTGTATTTTTTGCAGCTTTTGTTGTTGCTGGAACTATGTGGTATGGTTCAGCAACAACTCCGATTGAATTATTTGGCCCCACTCGTTATCAATGGGATCAGGGATACTTCCAACAAGAAATATATCGACGAGTTAGTGCTGGGCTAGCCGAAAATCAAAGTTTATCAGAAGCTTGGTCTAAAATTCCCGAAAAATTAGCTTTTTATGATTACATCGGCAATAATCCGGCAAAAGGTTCCAGAATCTCTCACCCACTTCTAGAAGAGAGATCTTAA